The Procambarus clarkii isolate CNS0578487 unplaced genomic scaffold, FALCON_Pclarkii_2.0 HiC_scaffold_598, whole genome shotgun sequence genome has a window encoding:
- the LOC123769175 gene encoding uncharacterized protein isoform X2, producing the protein MLDEGEEQGKPQGTANQDPASVQAIEDLVEEQEQLATDQAEVDDIVDEEQDQLATDQAEVDDIVDEEQDQLATDQAEVDDLADEEQDQLATDQAEVDDLADEDQDQLATDQAEVDGLADEEQDQLATDQAEVDDLADEEQDQLATDQAEVDDLADEQQEEQADVVVTQARAAEGVIEDDKALQEFSTADDLAHLTESPEQKQNKQEFEHSPASEGHWQDDNMAECMVEEETSLVEEMAENQQEVEDTPQHMEGTLQHDVEDVPPIDEEAPQCIDEEMPHDDDVDEQQDVDVDEQQDVDVDEQQDVDADEQQDVDVDEHEDVDVDEQQDVDVKEQQDVDVEEQQDVDVNEQQDVDVDEQQDVDVDEQQDVDAEEQQDVDAEEQQDVDVDEQQDVDAEEQQDVDAEEQQDVDVDEQQDVDVDEQQDVDAEEQQDVDAEEQQDVDVDELQDVDEDESQGVDVDESQGVDVDESQGVDALEPECHEDGEAMEHEDSGLNVQEENTKPSHQLEDGELDSKEVNVNMDEQEKKTSLEEQEESEALLEENEVSTGAENVLVNQQDTSVIGSGTEGTPNTSENDTALIQEGESTTMDVSEAEPGEVLCAEEEVGTGDHEEQQEIQNGGKSHLGNEEEAAEHSENEELIDVESLDVDETGSVALDDQRQVEGSEQAETEEPPEESMEVEDGPETGVRPEDDIEGEVNGIEDEEELNDDELSPEGIVNGTVSDGKSLPQCRLKRNYCCAHCGINTQNPREHLYHLRDSHGERMKVFECPRCIYASKNQQKLIRHARMVHKLKIKRLESSSPSKRRSKSPRAKVSPVKSTRASVSPGRSTRSSPGKSPRSSESTFDTWDGMDDDDDDDEGEGENENENENEDDSQVDFSESPVKSDEKKSYYCEHCEFTCKSRKLLNSHETSYHLKRRFFRCVKCNYVTHLKGRYTKHMKYHQLPILKCDYCDFRTPYRWNLDRHLKNHTEDCGEFKCHLCNFTAQIKQSLTVHISNHHLTSEQIREREMRRTIGISDPADYTSDDQESELLRLERDEHPDALLLPGFDPPDSPSAPDGSQSQLTSNNSFRVSNIDMGSQDDSHMNAEDSKDEDGEPKRKKPKIKITLKKMKVKTPKTKDTFFQELNERHNFEEDFIHPDDVVHRHGNVYIKTFKCSFCTFKAAFKNEVSRHEKKIHSIPLPKYEVHTKRAKKSVKASKRASAASNDVLSQILQFPQTDYKNISDLKIADNPNKGKGAQDKESESKNDKASQEVKHTQEEGSRDASREASVEPPDDQLSDSKESPPSKDSSKKKGLSFFEKLQERMPTSNVQNLVCQFCGHESKCLSESVRHQKLHLSAKNIYAPTSLSTRCQFCRHRCKTTDDLMNHLKLCTEARKNQITDSGRRPSGGRPDENEELSTDDKKDILADTKDENIKDVDDKAEKLTNNSSQDKNDEKHPMENRVFVWNNFKAREGEQGTAKSKDSSTKEGKEKTSKRGSSEGSKKASGKNSGTKSPVPYDGPLDYIESPTPQGRHYYSKRVYRCPQCSFWATTASRFHVHIVGHFNRKPYNCSECGYKSNWRWDITKHIKLKTSRDSSHQDAQVIITDETGEKNYEKYDCYLAIIQLDETNAHRTEGGIPTRKGRPKRTPEKEEGQEPSTPSASPVRKPPMVSIPVMPRLQGLPRLTRAPGRGSSSRPGPMPFGPILPGPKMMVQIAGSGAASGTTPNSRPPPPLSLRGNPKSSSTPPAANGSSKASSAGDSDAGSPVTGSQYQIITPQGAVNTSLETLQLLASGSTNLSKLKKQQKGSIVEPEDKESQATLSHQVSVSSTGDDGREMAKMVLDHEGNPEWKCNSCDFRDSERETIVQHVRLAHARNGPVSLLHAVHRCDVCGYAAGTKRAVQLHIDTSHGGQGGITSRCEGQNPDTKDVAGESEGAEYNENARTFQCRLCPFTCKKRNEMRPHLIYHTARSDCIFKCMFCPYYVPTKGELFEHLSIHGMEVPPSVLDAAKNGSGSSTSSTTTTNSHINTFRDDVGARQFVCGTCPFETRSRAKLMHHRQFHKPKGLPFRCPHCSYNVTRRHLLSQHIRVHGMDDNIDGAGASDYTQLDDRSNSPSPSLTITPVGNATTEPGENSPLTDTSLLPKLTDETTMQMDDIPLVWVSRDNRFFKMFKCRHCPHVNLRKTNIQEHEKMHKTDASKVSGSLHCPNCSYVSVNAGVMSAHLKVHCGSMGQCHAVVDPSLSDEDQLRQLTSRASTPCSEVAQSLPAVKEGLSRKADEKVLYYCQQCPARFFLEKEIQIHTRFHTTGLQHTCDHCNYGVQQPAHLLAHLKVHTPEYQHRTRTMMNQHRTAATHPPVPGLTLPLDISMDVAEDSQSAQTTVRTGGQEYSASSQPKSNVPPQPPPTSKYMCDQCPASFSKLLTLQYHQSLHGAKNPHQCHRCSYAGKTSESLQQHVQLHTQHDENCQAEKAAKEVNTVKKAESLKTESVSKSKNSSKSSEKNSSSYYPPIKLKLIGLRPGASECGSDGSRPQFKYYVEEQVPLSGVDLLRRKTQLEKEGHDKVTVDTVTNVKGNAPSKSKASKDKEEIEEDDPKRIGDPKLHYPLHIDKLTGKSREKRYKCNKCPSAFEKTEQYHVHSNLHGSNHKYKCRICDYSVKFYANFMMHINRHKYHERMVSQNDGSSPPVESDLKYEPIISSSDNTSQGDKFKSRLDDLANKENLDDADLTTTERQHLLLQNKKGVTDPSKKDDDKDRRVFYCQYCPYANLRRDAVDSHSLRHHANGGYGVYKCTFCDYTASQPNFIREHIKVHFRPFKYVHPEGYMRHDRQEILSVPILPHGGRVNDASGNDESSTLAREKHLVFSHDAGVYKPLFVNNTEAEENLDSQLVSGIEVNFRSGDIVDAPSDFVISLRPGKGKGQFLMDTNNTFEHSDQIATNSAMPVAEKNCGNEVTVTIESKSFQNGIQESVERQSFQNDVTESIESQSLQDNATGMHVDIETMDTGDAPNMKETNLLPSNSSNLSDDTKMEVDSCEDAGKLQNGVVSIINGHVEGETQDLIGSEENMDDGVENKMEIDTKVIKADESLQHVTKGWGTDQPEKLLESH; encoded by the exons ATGCTGGATGAGGGTGAGGAGCAAGGAAAACCACAAGGAACAGCAAATCAAGACCCAGCCTCAGTCCAGGCTATAGAAGATCTTGTGGAGGAGCAGGAACAACTAGCCACAGACCAGGCTGAAGTGGATGATATTGTGGATGAGGAGCAGGACCAACTAGCCACAGACCAGGCTGAAGTGGATGATATTGTGGATGAGGAGCAGGACCAACTAGCCACAGACCAGGCTGAAGTGGATGATCTTGCGGATGAGGAGCAGGACCAACTAGCCACAGACCAGGCTGAAGTGGATGATCTTGCGGATGAGGACCAGGACCAACTAGCCACAGACCAGGCTGAAGTGGATGGTCTTGCGGATGAGGAGCAGGACCAACTAGCCACAGACCAGGCTGAAGTGGATGATCTTGCGGATGAGGAGCAGGACCAACTAGCCACAGACCAGGCTGAAGTGGATGATCTTGCGGATGAGCAACAAGAAGAGCAAGCTGATGTGGTAGTCACTCAAGCCAGGGCAGCAGAAGGTGTCATTGAAGACGACAAAGCACTGCAGGAGTTTTCCACCGCGGATGACCTGGCACACCTAACAGAGTCCCCGGAACAAAAGCAAAATAAACAGGAGTTTGAACACAGCCCTGCAAGTGAAGGTCATTGGCAAGATGATAATATGGCTGAATGCATGGTGGAGGAAGAGACCTCACTTGTAGAAGAAATGGCGGAGAATCAGCAAGAAGTAGAAGACACACCGCAACATATGGAGGGTACATTACAACATGATGTTGAAGATGTACCACCGATTGATGAAGAAGCACCACAATGCATTGATGAAGAAATGCCACATGATGATGATGTAGATGAACAGCAAGATGTTGATGTAGATGAACAGCAAGATGTTGATGTAGATGAACAGCAAGATGTTGATGCAGATGAACAACAAGATGTTGATGTAGATGAACACGAAGATGTTGATGTAGATGAACAGCAAGATGTTGATGTAAAGGAACAGCAAGATGTTGATGTAGAGGAACAGCAAGATGTTGATGTAAATGAACAGCAAGATGTTGATGTAGATGAACAGCAAGATGTTGATGTAGATGAACAGCAAGATGTTGATGCAGAGGAACAGCAAGATGTTGATGCAGAGGAACAGCAAGATGTTGATGTAGATGAACAGCAAGATGTTGATGCAGAGGAACAGCAAGATGTTGATGCAGAGGAACAGCAAGATGTTGATGTAGATGAACAGCAAGATGTTGATGTAGATGAACAGCAAGATGTTGATGCAGAGGAACAGCAAGATGTTGATGCAGAGGAACAGCAAGATGTTGATGTAGATGAACTACAAGATGTTGATGAAGATGAATCACAAGGTGTTGATGTAGATGAATCACAAGGTGTTGATGTAGATGAATCACAAGGTGTTGATGCTTTGGAACCAGAGTGTCATGAAGATGGTGAAGCAATGGAGCATGAAGATTCAGGCTTGAATGTTCAGGAGGAAAATACTAAACCAAGCCATCAGCTTGAAGATGGTGAATTAGATTCCAAAGAGGTTAATGTTAATATGGATGAACAGGAAAAGAAGACTTCCTTAGAAGAACAAGAGGAAAGTGAAGCATTACTAGAAGAAAATGAGGTTTCAACTGGAGCTGAAAATGTGTTAGTTAACCAACAAGACACATCTGTGATTGGCTCGGGAACTGAAGGGACACCAAACACTTCAGAAAATGACACCGCTCTTATCCAGGAGGGTGAATCTACAACAATGGATGTTTCAGAAGCAGAACCAGGTGAAGTTCTTTGTGCAGAAGAAGAGGTTGGAACCGGGGACCATGAAGAACAACAGGAAATCCAAAATGGTGGAAAATCACATCTCGGAAATGAGGAAGAAGCTGCAGAGCATTCTGAAAATGAAGAGCTGATAGATGTTGAAAGCTTAGATGTGGATGAGACAGGTAGTGTTGCACTTGATGACCAGAGgcaggtggagggtagtgagcaAGCCGAGACAGAAGAGCCTCCTGAAGAGTCTATGGAAGTCGAAGATGGTCCAGAAACTGGGGTTAGGCCAGAGGATGATATAGAAGGAGAAGTTAATGGTATTGAAGATGAAGAGGAGCTAAATGACGATGAACTGAGTCCAGAAGGCATTGTTAATGGCACCGTTTCTGATGGCAAGTCCCTTCCTCAGTGTCGTCTCAAGCGTAACTATTGCTGTGCTCATTGTGGAATTAACACCCAAAATCCTCGGGAACACCTCTATCACCTTCGAGATAGTCATGGAGAACGAATGAAAGTGTTTGAGTGTCCAAGATGTATATATGCTTCTAAGAACCAGCAGAAGTTGATTCGTCATGCTCGAATGGTTCATAAGTTGAAGATAAAACGACTAGAATCTAGCAGCCCATCTAAAAGGCGTTCTAAATCACCTCGGGCTAAAGTTTCCCCTGTGAAGTCGACCAGGGCAAGTGTTTCCCCAGGTAGATCTACAAGAAGTAGTCCTGGTAAGTCACCCCGTAGTTCCGAGTCTACTTTTGACACTTGGGATGGAAtggatgatgacgatgatgatgatgaaggtgAAGGTGAgaatgaaaatgaaaatgaaaatgaagACGATAGCCAAGTGGATTTTAGCGAGTCACCGGTGAAGAGTGATGAGAAAAAATCATATTACTGTGAGCACTGTGAATTCACCTGTAAAAGTCGCAAACTGCTGAACAGTCACGAAACCTCATATCATCTTAAACGCAGATTCTTTCGTTGTGTTAAATGTAATTATGTTACCCACCTCAAGGGACGTTATACCAAACACATGAAGTATCACCAGTTGCCTATCCTCAAATGTGATTACTGTGACTTCCGAACACCATATCGTTGGAATCTAGATCGTCACCTAAAAAATCACACTGAGGATTGTGGAGAATTTAAGTGCCATCTTTGTAATTTTACTGCTCAAATCAAACAGAGCCTTACAGTACACATTTCAAACCACCACTTAACATCTGAGCAGATTCGTGAGAGGGAGATGAGGCGTACAATAGGCATTAGTGATCCTGCTGATTATACCTCTGATGATCAAGAATCAGAACTTTTGCGTTTAGAAAGAGATGAGCATCCTGACGCTTTGTTGTTACCGGGCTTTGATCCACCCGACTCTCCCTCCGCACCTGATGGCTCTCAGAGTCAGCTCACTAGTAATAACAGTTTCCGAGTGTCAAACATTGACATGGGAAGCCAAGATGATTCCCATATGAATGCCGAAGATAGTAAGGATGAAGATGGAGAACCTAAAAGAAAGAAGCCAAAGATTAAAATTACCTTGAAGAAAATGAAGGTGAAAACGCCGAAGACCAAGGATACTTTTTTCCAAGAGCTCAATGAGCGTCACAACTTTGAGGAAGATTTCATTCATCCTGATGATGTTGTTCATCGTCATGGCAATGTGTACATCAAGACATTTAAATGCAGTTTCTGCACATTTAAGGCAGCATTTAAAAATGAAGTTTCACGTCATGAGAAGAAAATTCACAGTATCCCCCTCCCTAAGTACGAAGTCCATACCAAGAGAGCAAAAAAGTCTGTAAAAGCTTCAAAACGTGCCAGTGCAGCATCCAATGATGTGTTAAGTCAAATTTTACAGTTCCCTCAGACAGACTATAAAAATATATCTGACTTAAAAATCGCAGATAATCCTAATAAAGGAAAGGGGGCACAGGATAAAGAATctgaatccaagaatgataaggcTTCTCAAGAGGTGAAACATACTCAAGAAGAAGGCAGCAGAGATGCGAGTCGAGAGGCATCAGTTGAGCCCCCAGATGATCAGTTGTCAGACTCGAAAGAGTCCCCTCCATCCAAAGATTCTAGTAAGAAGAAGGGCCTCTCCTTTTTTGAGAAGCTacaagaaagaatgccaacatctAATGTGCAAAATTTGGTATGCCAATTTTGTGGGCATGAATCAAAATGTCTTTCTGAATCAGTTCGCCATCAGAAATTACACTTGAGTGCAAAAAATATATATGCACCCACTTCTCTCTCAACCCGTTGTCAGTTCTGTCGACACAGGTGTAAAACCACAGATGATCTAATGAATCACTTAAAATTATGTACAGAGGCCCGTAAAAATCAAATAACAGATTCAGGAAGACGGCCAAGTGGTGGGCGGCCAGACGAAAATGAGGAGTTGAGCACTGATGACAAGAAGGACATTCTAGCTGATACTAAAGATGAGAATATTAAAGATGTTGATGACAAAGCTGAAAAGTTGACAAATAACAGCTCCCAAGATAAGAATGATGAGAAACATCCCATGGAAAACAGAGTTTTTGTCTGGAATAACTTCAAAGCACGGGAAGGTGAACAAGGTACAGCAAAAAGTAAAGACAGTAGTACGAAGGAAGGTAAAGAAAAAACAAGCAAAAGAGGTTCTTCAGAGGGTTCTAAGAAAGCATCGGGAAAAAATTCAGGCACAAAAAGTCCAGTTCCATATGATGGCCCTCTTGACTACATTGAGAGCCCAACTCCCCAAGGTCGCCATTATTATAGCAAACGAGTTTACAGATGTCCACAGTGTAGCTTCTGGGCCACTACAGCATCAAGGTTTCATGTACACATTGTTGGCCATTTCAATAGGAAGCCATATAATTGTTCCGAGTGTGGCTACAAGTCTAACTGGAGATGGGACATTACCAAACATATAAAGTTGAAAACATCACGTGACAGCAGTCATCAAGATGCTCAAGTTATCATCACTGATGAAACGGGggaaaaaaattatgaaaagtaTGATTGCTATCTTGCAATAATCCAGCTTGACGAGACTAATGCCCATCGCACTGAGGGTGGCATACCAACACGCAAAGGACGACCAAAGCGCACTCCTGAAAAAGAGGAAGGGCAAGAACCATCCACCCCATCTGCCTCCCCAGTTCGTAAACCTCCGATGGTATCTATTCCTGTAATGCCTCGTCTTCAAGGACTGCCTCGCCTGACTAGAGCTCCAGGTCGCGGGAGTTCATCTCGTCCCGGACCGATGCCCTTTGGTCCCATACTTCCAGGACCTAAGATGATGGTCCAAATTGCTGGCAGTGGGGCGGCATCAGGAACAACTCCCAACAGTAGGCCGCCTCCACCACTGAGCCTGCGGGGAAACCCCAAGTCGTCTTCCACACCACCAGCCGCTAATGGCAGTAGCAAAGCAAGCAGTGCTGGAGACAGTGATGCGGGGAGCCCAGTGACTGGTAGCCAGTATCAGATCATCACACCTCAG GGGGCAGTTAATACCAGCCTGGAGACCCTTCAGCTACTGGCATCTGGCTCAACCAACTTGTCTAAGCTTAAGAAGCAGCAGAAAGGTTCTATTGTGGAGCCAGAAGACAAAGAGAGTCAGGCCACCTTATCCCACCAG GTGTCCGTGTCATCAACGGGTGATGACGGCAGGGAGATGGCCAAGATGGTCTTGGACCACGAGGGCAACCCGGAGTGGAAATGCAACTCGTGTGATTTTAG GGACAGTGAGCGTGAGACAATCGTACAGCATGTACGTCTTGCTCATGCTAGAAATGGACCTGTGTCCCTCCTACATGCTGTCCACCGGTGCGATGTCTGCGGTTATGCTGCTGGTACCAAGCGTGCAGTGCAG CTTCACATTGACACCAGCCACGGAGGCCAGGGGGGTATTACCAGTCGATGTGAGGGGCAGAATCCCGACACCAAGGATGTTGCAG GAGAGAGTGAGGGTGCCGAGTACAATGAGAATGCACGAACCTTCCAGTGCCGCTTGTGCCCATTTACTTGCAAGAAACGTAATGAGATGAGGCCCCACTTGATTTACCACACGGCACGCTCCGACTGCATCTTCAAGTGCATGTTCTGCCCATATTATGTACCAACCAAGGG CGAACTGTTTGAGCACCTGAGTATTCATGGCATGGAGGTGCCACCATCAGTGTTGGATGCTGCCAAGAATGGTAGTGGAAGCAGCAcctccagcaccactaccaccaactcccATATTAACACTTTtcgg GATGATGTTGGGGCCAGACAGTTTGTATGTGGTACTTGTCCATTTGAAACAAGGAGTCGTGCCAAGCTGATGCACCATCGACAGTTCCACAAACCAAAAGGACTGCCATTCCGCTGCCCCCATTGTTCCTACAATGTAACTCGTCGTCATTTGCTGTCCCAGCATATTCGTGTTCATGGAATGGATGACAATATTGATGGAGCTGGAGCAAGTGACTATACCCAGTTGGATGATCGATCCAATTCTCCCTCCCCATCTCTTACCATTACTCCTGTAGGCAATGCTACAACAGAACCAGGCGAAAACTCGCCCCTCACTGACACGTCCCTGCTCCCCAAACTTACAGATGAAACAACAATGCAGATGGACGATATCCCCTTAGTCTGGGTGTCGAGAGATAATAGATTCTTCAAGATGTTCAAGTGTcgtcattgtccacatgtcaaccTACGTAAAACCAACATTCAGGAACACGAGAAAATGCATAAAACCGATGCCTCAAAAGTATCGGGCAGTTTGCATTGCCCCAATTGCTCATATGTTAGTGTAAATGCTGGCGTTATGTCTGCTCACTTGAAGGTTCATTGTGGGTCAATGGGTCAGTGCCATGCTGTAGTCGACCCATCCTTGAGCGATGAAGATCAGCTAAGGCAGCTAACATCTAGAGCATCTACACCTTGTTCAGAAGTAGCTCAATCCTTGCCAGCTGTTAAGGAAGGACTTAGCAGAAAAGCTGATGAAAAGGTCTTGTATTACTGCCAGCAGTGTCCAGCAAGATTCTTCCTAGAAAAGGAGATTCAGATTCATACACGTTTTCATACTACAGGCCTTCAACATACTTGTGATCATTGTAACTATGGTGTACAACAGCCAGCTCATCTTCTTGCTCACCTTAAGGTCCACACTCCGGAATATCAACATCGTACTCGCACAATGATGAATCAACATAGAACGGCTGCCACACATCCACCCGTACCGGGGCTCACACTCCCTCTCGATATATCCATGGATGTAGCCGAGGACAGTCAGTCAGCCcaaacaacagtaagaacaggagGCCAAGAATATTCAGCCTCCTCTCAGCCCAAGTCCAATGtcccaccacagcctccacctaccagtaaatatatGTGTGATCAGTGTCCAGCTTCATTTAGCAAGTTGTTAACGCTTCAGTATCACCAGTCACTTCACGGAGCCAAAAATCCACATCAGTGTCATCGTTGTTCGTATGCTGGTAAAACAAGCGAGTCTCTTCAACAACATGTCCAACTCCACACTCAGCATGATGAAAACTGTCAGGCTGAGAAAGCTGCTAAAGAAGTCAATACTGTCAAGAAAGCTGAGAGCTTAAAAACAGAATCAGTTTCGAAGTCAAAGAATAGTTCCAAAAGTTCAGAGAAAAATAGCTCGTCTTATTATCCACCAATTAAGCTCAAACTTATTGGATTGCGGCCCGGAGCatcagagtgtggtagtgatggtagtcggCCACAATTCAAATATTATGTTGAAGAACAAGTTCCTTTATCTGGAGTGGACCTTTTACGCCGCAAGACCCAATTAGAAAAGGAGGGCCACGATAAGGTCACAGTTGATACCGTGACAAATGTTAAGGGTAATGCTCCAAGTAAAAGCAAAGCATCTAAGGATAAAGAGGAAATAGAGGAAGATGACCCAAAAAGAATTGGGGATCCCAAGCTTCATTACCCTCTTCATATAGACAAATTAACGGGTAAATCTCGAGAAAAACGTTACAAATGTAACAAATGTCCCTCTGCCTTTGAAAAGACTGAACAGTATCATGTTCACTCAAATCTTCATGGTTCCAATCATAAGTACAAATGCCGTATTTgtgattactctgtgaaattttatGCCAATTTCATGATGCACATTAATCGTCACAAGTACCATGAACGGATGGTGTCCCAGAATGATGGATCATCTCCCCCAGTTGAGAGTGATCTCAAGTATGAACCCATCATATCTTCTAGTGACAATACCTCTCAGGGTGACAAATTCAAAAGTAGACTGGATGACCTTGCTAACAAAGAGAATCTGGATGATGCAGATTTAACTACAACAGAACGTCAACACCTGTTGTTACAGAACAAAAAGGGAGTTACAGATCCATCGAAAAAGGATGATGATAAGGATCGCCGAGTCTTTTATTGTCAGTACTGTCCATATGCAAATCTGAGACGTGATGCCGTTGACAGTCATAGTTTGCGACACCATGCCAATGGAGGGTACGGTGTGTACAAGTGCACTTTCTGCGACTATACAGCATCTCAGCCAAATTTCATTCGTGAACACATTAAAGTGCACTTCCGTCCTTTCAAGTATGTACATCCAGAGGGATACATGCGCCACGACCGGCAAGAAATATTAAGCGTTCCTATTTTGCCACACGGAGGACGAGTAAATGATGCATCGGGTAATGACGAGAGCTCGACATTAGCACGTGAAAAACACTTGGTATTTTCCCATGATGCAGGTGTTTACAAACCACTATTTGTTAATAACACTGAAGCTGAGGAAAATCTGGATTCACAGTTGGTGAGTGGCATAGAAGTGAATTTTCGTTCTGGAGATATAGTTGATGCCCCCAGTGATTTTGTAATATCTTTGCGTCCTGGCAAAGGAAAAGGCCAATTTTTGATGGACACAAATAATACATTTGAACATTCTGATCAGATAGCAACCAATTCAGCAATGCCAGTTGCTGAAAAGAACTGTGGTAATGAGGTTACGGTAACAATTGAAAGCAAGTCTTTTCAGAATGGGATTCAAGAATCTGTTGAAAGACAATCTTTTCAGAATGATGTTACAGAATCTATTGAAAGCCAATCTTTACAggacaatgcaactggtatgcatGTGGACATTGAGACTATGGATACGGGTGATGCACCGAATATGAAGGAAACCAATTTACTTCCTTCCAACTCTTCCAACCTCAGTGACGATACCAAAATGGAGGTTGATTCCTGTGAAGATGCTGGGAAGCTCCAAAATGGAGTCGTGAGCATAATAAATGGCCATGTTGAAGGTGAAACCCAGGATCTAATAGGCTCGGAGGAAAACATGGACGATGGGGTCGAGAACAAAATGGAAATCGACACCAAGGTGATTAAAGCAGACGAATCATTGCAGCACGTCACAAAGGGCTGGGGGACTGACCAACCAGAAAAATTATTAGAGTCTCATTGA